A single genomic interval of Aegicerativicinus sediminis harbors:
- a CDS encoding toxin-antitoxin system YwqK family antitoxin, whose product MKKILFAALMFCTLVVFAQKAPEKVYNESTNLIHAKYFHDDGSIRQIGTFTKEGKLQGEWITYNKEGEKTALAKYDNGNRVGKWFFWDGDKMKEVDYDNNKIINVTEWKNGSKVANN is encoded by the coding sequence ATGAAAAAGATACTTTTTGCCGCTCTTATGTTCTGCACTTTAGTGGTATTTGCACAAAAGGCTCCTGAAAAAGTTTACAATGAATCTACAAATCTAATCCATGCTAAATACTTTCATGATGATGGAAGTATAAGGCAAATAGGTACCTTTACTAAAGAAGGTAAACTTCAAGGAGAGTGGATTACCTATAACAAGGAAGGTGAGAAAACTGCTTTAGCTAAATATGATAATGGCAATCGTGTAGGGAAGTGGTTTTTCTGGGATGGTGATAAAATGAAGGAAGTTGATTATGATAACAACAAGATCATTAATGTTACCGAATGGAAGAATGGATCTAAAGTTGCTAACAATTAG
- a CDS encoding multidrug transporter — protein sequence MKFNLLFLLTFAIIFSGCESDDTSDIVININGGSEVPVGGVINLSGVYTSDLTLDANEEYLITGPVLMSAGTTLTIPAGMTIKAQPVGVNAYIAILQGAKINAEGTSSNPIVFTSSASSPASGNWGGIVLCGKAPINSTADGSTDTATTEVGGLSYGGNTPDDNSGILKYVRVEYAGGAIDGNAELNGVSVYAVGTGTTIDYVQVYKGSDDGFEFFGGTVNASHLAVVDAEDDSIDWTEGWTGSITDVYVLQNVGSSHDSGFECDGYNTDFSNEGGYVSNPTITNVTVIGDGDSGRAFRLRADTWATISNVIVENFGRGFVIEDGSDQAVIDGNLSATDVSQTAVETEFSAPTATAEQFFSGSMANATGTDYATWGAGWTVE from the coding sequence ATGAAATTTAATTTATTATTCCTATTAACTTTTGCAATCATCTTTTCGGGTTGCGAAAGTGATGATACATCGGACATTGTAATTAATATTAACGGTGGAAGTGAAGTACCCGTAGGTGGTGTTATTAACTTAAGTGGTGTATACACATCCGATCTTACATTAGATGCAAATGAAGAATACTTAATAACCGGACCAGTGCTAATGTCTGCTGGTACAACTTTAACAATCCCTGCAGGTATGACCATTAAAGCACAACCTGTAGGGGTAAATGCTTATATAGCCATTCTTCAAGGAGCAAAAATCAATGCTGAAGGAACTTCCTCTAACCCTATAGTTTTTACATCTAGCGCTTCTTCGCCTGCCTCTGGTAATTGGGGAGGTATTGTACTTTGTGGTAAAGCCCCTATCAACTCTACTGCAGACGGATCTACTGATACTGCAACTACAGAAGTTGGAGGACTTTCTTATGGAGGAAACACACCAGATGATAATTCAGGTATTTTAAAATATGTACGCGTAGAATATGCAGGTGGTGCTATTGATGGTAATGCCGAATTAAATGGTGTTTCTGTTTATGCAGTTGGCACAGGAACAACTATAGATTATGTACAAGTATATAAAGGCTCTGATGATGGTTTCGAATTTTTTGGAGGTACCGTAAACGCAAGTCACCTAGCCGTTGTTGACGCTGAAGATGATTCAATCGACTGGACCGAAGGTTGGACAGGTAGCATCACTGACGTTTATGTATTACAGAATGTAGGAAGCAGCCACGATAGTGGTTTTGAGTGTGATGGTTACAATACCGATTTCTCAAATGAAGGCGGTTACGTATCTAACCCAACTATTACTAATGTAACTGTCATAGGTGATGGAGATTCTGGAAGAGCTTTTAGATTACGTGCTGATACATGGGCAACCATATCAAATGTAATTGTTGAAAATTTCGGAAGAGGTTTTGTAATTGAAGATGGAAGCGATCAAGCAGTAATAGACGGAAATCTTTCTGCTACGGATGTTTCGCAAACTGCAGTAGAAACTGAGTTCTCTGCACCTACTGCCACTGCTGAACAGTTCTTTAGTGGAAGCATGGCGAATGCTACAGGTACGGACTATGCCACTTGGGGTGCCGGTTGGACCGTTGAATAA
- the dgt gene encoding dGTP triphosphohydrolase, protein MKWETLLSLKRFGDSHKRIRKEQDETRLGFEVDYDRVIFSSNFRSLQDKTQVIPMSETDFVHTRLTHSLEVSVVGRSLGRQVGKKVLEKYPHLEHTLGYKFNDFGAIVAAASLAHDIGNPPFGHSGEKAIGEFFKYGWGERYISQLSSKQYQDLCDFEGNANGFKLLTESKNGVLGGLRLSYATLGAFMKYPKESLPKRPSSHIADKKFGIFQSELELFKQVAEETGLINRSVTKDFSYSRHPLTYLVEAADDICYTIIDFEDGINLGWIPEDLALEYLIKLVKDSIQTKKYHSLTNTKDRISYLRALSINTLIGEAVDIFMANEEDILSGTFDRALLDASRYEAQIKDIIKVSVEKVYKSQEVIQKEISGYQVLQGLLEVYCKALDNHLNNALSNYDKLILSSLSNELEFQTTDLYENLIGVCNYVAKLSDRKALSNYKRIKGESF, encoded by the coding sequence ATGAAGTGGGAAACATTATTGTCCCTTAAGCGATTTGGAGATTCACATAAGCGTATAAGAAAAGAACAAGATGAAACCCGTTTAGGTTTTGAAGTGGATTATGATAGAGTAATTTTTTCCTCAAATTTCCGAAGCTTACAAGACAAAACGCAGGTTATTCCTATGTCGGAAACGGATTTTGTTCATACGCGATTAACCCATAGTCTCGAAGTAAGTGTCGTTGGACGATCTTTGGGAAGGCAAGTCGGAAAAAAAGTTCTTGAGAAATACCCTCATTTGGAACATACTCTTGGGTATAAGTTTAATGACTTTGGTGCAATTGTAGCTGCTGCTAGTTTGGCCCATGATATTGGCAATCCTCCATTTGGTCATTCTGGTGAAAAGGCTATAGGTGAATTTTTTAAATATGGGTGGGGCGAACGTTATATAAGTCAGCTTAGCTCGAAGCAATACCAAGATCTTTGTGATTTTGAAGGTAATGCAAATGGATTTAAACTGCTCACAGAATCTAAGAATGGAGTATTAGGTGGTTTGCGATTAAGTTATGCCACCTTAGGGGCCTTTATGAAGTATCCCAAGGAGTCACTTCCAAAAAGGCCATCATCCCATATTGCTGATAAAAAATTTGGAATATTTCAGTCGGAGTTAGAATTATTCAAACAAGTTGCTGAAGAAACTGGCTTAATTAATAGGTCTGTCACTAAAGATTTCAGCTATAGTCGGCATCCATTGACCTATTTGGTTGAAGCTGCAGATGATATTTGTTATACGATAATTGATTTTGAAGATGGTATAAATTTAGGGTGGATTCCAGAGGATTTAGCTCTAGAATACCTAATTAAATTGGTTAAAGATTCCATTCAAACGAAAAAATATCATTCATTAACCAACACCAAAGATCGGATTTCTTATTTACGTGCTTTATCCATAAATACCTTAATTGGTGAGGCCGTTGACATATTTATGGCAAATGAGGAAGATATTTTATCGGGTACCTTTGACAGGGCTCTTTTGGATGCAAGTAGGTATGAGGCACAAATTAAGGATATTATTAAGGTGAGTGTAGAGAAAGTGTATAAATCGCAAGAAGTTATCCAAAAGGAAATATCTGGCTACCAAGTTCTTCAGGGTCTTTTAGAAGTGTATTGTAAAGCGTTAGATAATCACTTAAATAATGCGTTATCTAATTATGATAAATTGATATTGAGCAGTTTGTCGAATGAATTGGAATTTCAAACAACTGATTTATACGAAAATTTAATCGGGGTCTGCAACTACGTGGCCAAATTATCAGATCGTAAAGCATTGTCTAACTACAAAAGAATTAAAGGAGAGAGTTTTTAA
- a CDS encoding TonB-dependent receptor — protein sequence MKIIFYTLTLLFSMSVIAQSTGTISGKLTDLDFNNEPLAFANVLIKGTTTGTTSDIDGLYIFENLDPGDYTLVFSFVGYDTKEIPVTVEAGKVTEVNVPMSASTASLDEVVITTTTRKESEVALLMDQKKAVEIKQSIGAEELSRKGVGDAAAAVAKISGISKQQSSSDVYVRGLGDRYQNTTMNNLTLPSTDVSKKNINLDLFTTDIIENVGVSKAYTSGFYGDFAAGNVNITSKAYTGEGFLSVSLGSGVNTSASGKDFVRNEGVSYFGYYNRYDNNPFAVVLSHPVDPVEANSPINFNGSFQAGTSINFDEDTKLNIFGSASFSNGYEYREGVARDFTNVLKVDFPNIEEYEYKTNTTALLNIDFKIDNSNKLKVRSLFINEGGDEVGYYGTKGEGYNRDGIASEDPNDLGFFVTNSRFSQNMVFVNQLLGEHQWNQGWSTDWGFGYNRVYADEPDRKRFSLENYQYALDNDPNTNPIFYTNIPFDNQRFFQSIDDNEYNGFVDFTKEFNENFKLKFGYNGRWKERVFSSVRYGYEIIDRDNTPIVDINNLDEIFNYSNITTVYNTVALNAISNQIGNKNVPGLPEATYKGQLFVYAGHLSAEWNAGEKLLIVPGIRVENFKQKIRYDVINIREDDPGMREVSKTVFLPSLNFRYALNDDSNLRLALSKTMSLPEFKEVAPFVYEDVTVRIGGNPDLIGGIDNSGVSYSNIYNAELKYEWFMKEGEIFSIGVFGKRIDDPVNRVVAADATGTQRYFRTGDKAEVYGAELELKKNLLTRENDEAVLALGFNASYLNTKQDLKTTTGTFTTSFDRSSDKLEGASDWVLNADFTYTPLMGEFKPRFTLVGSYFSDRIYSLGSGSLGNIVEKSVPSLDFVWNNPITDNFEINVSASNLLNPDISLVREGTEFGDITIYKYKVGVTAGVSLKYSF from the coding sequence ATGAAGATAATATTTTATACCCTCACACTGTTATTTTCAATGAGCGTAATCGCCCAATCGACGGGGACTATCTCTGGTAAATTAACAGATCTTGATTTTAACAATGAGCCATTAGCATTCGCCAATGTTTTAATCAAAGGGACAACTACTGGAACCACTTCTGACATAGATGGTCTATATATATTTGAAAATTTAGATCCTGGAGATTATACCTTAGTTTTCAGTTTTGTTGGTTACGATACCAAAGAAATACCAGTAACCGTTGAGGCTGGAAAGGTTACGGAAGTGAACGTCCCAATGAGTGCCAGCACGGCTTCTCTTGATGAAGTCGTTATCACAACTACAACAAGAAAGGAAAGTGAAGTAGCCTTGCTCATGGACCAGAAAAAGGCCGTTGAGATAAAGCAAAGTATTGGTGCTGAAGAATTATCGAGAAAAGGGGTCGGTGATGCAGCCGCAGCTGTGGCAAAGATTTCAGGTATTTCTAAACAACAAAGCTCAAGCGATGTTTATGTTAGAGGTTTAGGCGATCGTTACCAAAACACCACTATGAACAACCTTACATTACCTTCAACAGATGTAAGTAAGAAAAACATAAATCTTGATCTTTTTACAACTGACATTATTGAAAATGTCGGAGTTAGTAAGGCATATACATCAGGATTTTATGGAGATTTTGCCGCAGGAAATGTAAATATTACTTCAAAAGCATACACAGGAGAAGGATTCTTAAGCGTGTCGTTAGGAAGTGGTGTAAATACAAGTGCTAGTGGTAAAGATTTTGTGCGCAATGAAGGAGTTAGCTATTTTGGGTACTATAATCGTTACGATAACAACCCTTTTGCAGTAGTTCTTTCACATCCTGTTGATCCTGTAGAGGCAAATTCTCCTATAAATTTTAATGGATCTTTTCAAGCAGGAACTTCCATCAATTTTGACGAGGATACCAAATTAAACATTTTTGGAAGTGCAAGTTTTAGCAATGGTTACGAATACCGTGAAGGTGTAGCCAGGGATTTTACCAATGTACTTAAGGTTGATTTCCCAAATATTGAGGAATACGAATATAAAACCAACACCACTGCATTATTAAATATCGATTTTAAAATAGACAATTCGAATAAATTAAAAGTTAGGAGTTTGTTTATAAATGAAGGTGGTGATGAGGTAGGTTATTACGGAACAAAAGGTGAAGGTTATAATCGTGATGGTATCGCTAGTGAAGACCCAAATGATCTTGGTTTTTTTGTTACAAATAGTCGATTCTCACAAAATATGGTTTTTGTAAACCAGCTTCTAGGTGAGCATCAATGGAATCAAGGCTGGAGTACTGATTGGGGATTTGGATATAACAGGGTTTATGCCGATGAGCCAGACAGAAAACGTTTCTCTCTAGAAAACTATCAGTATGCTTTGGATAATGATCCAAATACAAATCCCATTTTTTATACAAACATTCCATTCGACAATCAAAGATTCTTCCAGAGTATTGATGATAACGAGTATAATGGGTTTGTTGATTTTACAAAGGAGTTCAATGAAAATTTCAAATTAAAATTTGGTTATAATGGCCGATGGAAAGAACGTGTGTTTAGTAGCGTACGTTATGGTTATGAAATCATAGATAGAGATAATACTCCAATTGTTGACATAAACAACTTAGATGAAATCTTCAACTATTCCAATATTACAACAGTTTACAATACAGTAGCGTTAAATGCAATTTCCAACCAAATAGGAAACAAAAATGTTCCTGGTCTTCCCGAAGCAACTTATAAAGGCCAGCTTTTTGTATATGCAGGTCATTTAAGCGCAGAATGGAATGCAGGTGAAAAATTGTTAATCGTACCAGGAATACGAGTTGAAAATTTCAAACAAAAGATTCGGTACGACGTAATTAATATCCGTGAAGATGATCCTGGGATGAGGGAAGTTTCAAAAACTGTGTTTTTACCAAGTTTGAATTTCAGGTATGCCCTTAACGATGATTCCAATCTTAGATTGGCATTAAGCAAAACCATGTCCCTGCCAGAATTTAAAGAGGTGGCTCCCTTTGTTTATGAGGATGTAACCGTTAGAATTGGAGGTAACCCAGATTTAATAGGTGGTATTGATAATTCAGGTGTTTCATATTCCAACATTTACAATGCAGAATTGAAATACGAATGGTTTATGAAGGAGGGAGAAATATTCTCAATTGGTGTATTCGGAAAACGAATTGATGATCCTGTCAACAGAGTTGTTGCTGCAGATGCCACGGGTACTCAACGTTATTTTAGAACAGGAGACAAAGCTGAGGTTTATGGTGCTGAATTAGAACTTAAGAAAAATCTATTAACTAGAGAAAACGATGAAGCAGTTTTAGCCCTAGGGTTTAACGCTTCCTATTTAAATACAAAACAAGATCTTAAAACTACAACTGGAACATTTACAACCTCATTCGATAGGTCTTCTGATAAATTAGAAGGCGCCTCCGATTGGGTATTAAATGCGGATTTTACATATACTCCTTTAATGGGTGAATTTAAACCCAGGTTCACCCTAGTAGGTTCTTATTTTTCAGATCGTATCTACTCACTTGGCTCAGGTAGCCTTGGAAACATAGTGGAAAAAAGTGTTCCAAGTTTAGATTTCGTTTGGAATAATCCAATCACAGACAATTTTGAGATCAATGTATCTGCATCCAATTTGTTAAACCCGGACATTTCTTTAGTTAGGGAGGGAACTGAATTTGGAGATATTACAATTTATAAATACAAAGTTGGGGTAACAGCAGGTGTGTCCCTCAAATATTCCTTTTAA
- a CDS encoding porin — protein sequence MKFLYALSIFLCFFAGTLQAQESNAPKFGKGLFNLVGQDSSWTMKVGLRFQLLSSSIFSEDHQPEHNFLVRRSRLKFDGYAFSPKLRYKFELGLSNRDMSGTSQFTRNSPRFIMDAVVMWNFYENFELWVGQTKLPGNRERVISSANLETVDRSLLNGEFNIDRDIGLQLHHETNWFGNFITREIVAVSQGEGRNVTSGNEGGHQFTGRVEFLPLGNFKSKGDYTGADLERHENPRLSIGVTYDYNNNAVRERSNLGTYMETDTGFHETDISTFFIDAHLKYRGFSFLGEYADRNADDPIAKNSDGTLTGDIVEVGNALNLQAGILNKSNWQFLGRYTHMELDKEITGRNPVEQYTIGISKYFVGHKLKIQSDISMLDAQTDSNEYMFRLQFELHF from the coding sequence ATGAAATTTCTTTACGCCCTTAGCATATTCTTATGCTTTTTCGCGGGCACACTTCAAGCACAGGAAAGCAATGCTCCTAAATTTGGAAAAGGTTTGTTTAACTTGGTTGGCCAGGATAGTAGCTGGACGATGAAAGTTGGATTGCGTTTCCAATTACTATCATCCTCTATTTTTAGCGAAGACCATCAACCAGAACATAACTTTTTGGTGAGACGTTCACGATTGAAATTTGATGGATATGCATTTTCCCCTAAATTAAGATATAAATTTGAGTTAGGTCTCTCAAACCGGGATATGTCCGGAACCTCGCAATTCACCAGAAATTCTCCCCGTTTCATTATGGACGCGGTGGTAATGTGGAATTTCTATGAGAATTTCGAATTATGGGTTGGGCAGACCAAACTCCCTGGTAACCGTGAACGGGTAATTTCATCTGCAAATTTGGAAACTGTGGATCGTTCGTTATTGAATGGAGAATTTAATATTGATCGGGATATCGGATTACAATTACACCATGAAACCAATTGGTTTGGAAATTTTATAACAAGAGAAATTGTTGCTGTATCCCAAGGGGAAGGAAGAAATGTTACTTCTGGCAATGAAGGAGGGCATCAATTTACAGGACGAGTAGAATTTTTACCGTTAGGAAATTTTAAAAGCAAGGGTGATTATACGGGCGCTGACTTAGAGCGACATGAAAATCCACGTCTTTCAATAGGTGTAACTTACGATTACAACAATAATGCGGTTAGAGAGAGAAGTAATTTAGGGACTTATATGGAAACAGATACTGGATTTCATGAAACTGATATTTCTACATTTTTTATTGACGCACATCTAAAATATAGAGGATTTTCATTCTTAGGCGAATATGCGGACAGAAATGCAGATGACCCAATTGCAAAAAATAGTGATGGAACTCTTACTGGAGACATTGTTGAAGTAGGAAATGCATTAAATTTACAAGCAGGAATTTTAAATAAATCTAATTGGCAATTTCTAGGTCGTTATACACACATGGAATTGGATAAGGAAATAACGGGGAGAAATCCTGTAGAACAATATACGATAGGAATATCTAAATATTTTGTAGGGCACAAATTGAAGATTCAGTCAGACATAAGCATGCTAGATGCCCAGACCGATAGTAATGAATATATGTTTCGCCTGCAATTTGAACTACATTTTTAA